In one window of Dyella thiooxydans DNA:
- a CDS encoding phosphotransferase family protein, whose amino-acid sequence MSAAIDQPRPVRAEDAFDLARVDAFLKERIEGLTGTPELGQFPGGASNLTYLLRYDGRELVLRRPPPGAKAKSAHDMLREAQVMTALRPHYPYAPRILATCHDADVLGCDFYVMERLAGVILRRELPADLGLDPAGVRALCTGFIDRLVELHRVDSTDPAIAALGKGEGYIARQVAGWSERYRQALTDGSDPCEDAMAWLAEKQPPRETAICVIHNDYRLDNVVLDPADPLTITGVLDWEMTTLGDPLMDLGGALAYWVQADDDPVFQSFRRQPTHAPGMLTRREVVDYYGERTGWNVEHFDFHEVFGLFRLQVIVQQIYRRFALGQTSNPQFAGFGDAAKYLAQRCRRRIAASGL is encoded by the coding sequence ATGAGCGCCGCCATCGACCAGCCGCGCCCGGTGCGCGCCGAGGACGCCTTCGACCTCGCCCGCGTCGACGCCTTCCTCAAGGAGCGCATCGAAGGCCTCACCGGCACGCCCGAGCTTGGCCAGTTCCCCGGCGGCGCCTCCAACCTCACCTACCTGCTGCGCTACGACGGGCGCGAGCTGGTGCTGCGCCGCCCGCCGCCCGGGGCCAAGGCGAAGTCCGCGCACGACATGCTGCGCGAGGCGCAGGTGATGACCGCGCTGCGCCCGCACTACCCGTACGCGCCCCGCATCCTCGCCACCTGTCACGACGCCGACGTGCTCGGCTGCGACTTCTACGTGATGGAACGGCTGGCCGGGGTGATCCTGCGCCGCGAGCTGCCGGCCGACCTCGGCCTGGACCCCGCTGGCGTGCGCGCGCTGTGCACCGGCTTCATCGACCGGCTGGTCGAGCTGCACCGTGTCGACTCGACCGACCCGGCGATCGCCGCGCTCGGCAAGGGCGAGGGCTATATCGCGCGGCAGGTCGCCGGCTGGAGCGAGCGCTACCGCCAGGCGCTCACCGACGGCAGCGACCCGTGCGAGGACGCGATGGCGTGGCTGGCCGAGAAACAGCCGCCGCGCGAGACCGCGATCTGCGTGATCCACAACGACTACCGCCTCGACAACGTGGTGCTGGACCCGGCCGACCCGCTCACCATCACCGGCGTGCTGGACTGGGAGATGACCACCCTCGGCGACCCGCTGATGGACCTCGGCGGCGCGCTGGCCTACTGGGTGCAGGCCGACGACGACCCGGTGTTCCAATCGTTCCGCCGCCAGCCCACGCACGCGCCGGGCATGCTGACCCGTCGCGAGGTGGTGGACTACTACGGCGAGCGCACCGGCTGGAACGTGGAGCACTTCGACTTCCACGAGGTGTTCGGGCTGTTCCGCCTGCAGGTGATCGTGCAGCAGATCTACCGCCGCTTCGCGCTGGGACAGACCAGCAACCCGCAGTTCGCCGGCTTCGGCGACGCGGCGAAATACCTGGCCCAGCGCTGCCGCCGGCGCATCGCCGCCTCGGGCCTCTGA
- a CDS encoding histidine phosphatase family protein → MGDLLLIRHGQASFGAADYDRLSPVGEQQSLRLGAWLAAHEAPPAHVVRGALRRHAQTAEHCLRGAGLDTPIEVIAALDELDHVDLLARHRPDLDGHEAFTAELRASTDPHRAFQQMFVAAVDRWTAGAHDHEYARSWPQFRRGVLEALTALAARARDADGDTWIVTSGGPIAVIAAQLFGTPPEHTFALSWPLANTGLSRVRVNGAGPQMVTYNAWPHLAGAAGLLTYR, encoded by the coding sequence ATGGGTGACCTGCTGCTGATCCGTCACGGCCAGGCCAGCTTCGGCGCGGCCGACTACGACCGGCTCTCGCCCGTGGGCGAGCAGCAGTCATTGCGCCTCGGCGCGTGGCTGGCTGCGCACGAAGCGCCTCCCGCACACGTGGTGCGTGGTGCGCTGCGCCGCCACGCGCAGACCGCCGAGCACTGCCTGCGCGGCGCCGGCCTCGACACCCCGATCGAGGTCATCGCCGCGCTGGACGAGCTGGACCACGTCGACCTGCTGGCCCGCCACCGTCCCGACCTCGACGGCCACGAAGCGTTCACTGCCGAACTGCGCGCATCGACCGATCCGCACCGCGCGTTCCAGCAGATGTTCGTCGCCGCGGTAGACCGCTGGACCGCCGGCGCGCACGACCACGAGTACGCGCGCAGCTGGCCGCAGTTCCGACGCGGCGTGCTGGAGGCACTCACTGCCCTCGCCGCCCGCGCCCGTGACGCGGACGGCGACACCTGGATAGTCACTTCCGGCGGGCCGATCGCGGTGATCGCCGCGCAGCTGTTCGGCACGCCGCCGGAGCACACCTTCGCGCTGAGCTGGCCGCTGGCCAACACCGGCCTGAGCCGCGTGCGGGTGAACGGGGCCGGCCCGCAGATGGTCACCTACAACGCCTGGCCGCATCTGGCCGGCGCCGCCGGCCTGCTCACCTATCGCTGA
- a CDS encoding SDR family oxidoreductase — protein sequence MTTELFDLTGKIALVTGASRGIGAEIARLFAAQGAHVIVSSRKLEDCQTVVDGIVAEGGKAEAIACHIGEMAQIEALYAAIDAAHGRLDILVNNAATNPYFGPITDTDPAIFQKTVDVNIRGYFYMSTHAAKRMAKNSGGSIVNVASVNGVVPGFQQGIYSITKAAVISMTKAFAVECAEAGVRCNALLPGLTDTKFASVLVNTPAILKQAMAHVPMRRVAQPSEMAGAALYFASAASSYTTGAVLNVDGGYLSV from the coding sequence ATGACCACCGAGCTGTTCGACCTCACCGGCAAGATCGCCCTCGTCACCGGCGCCAGCCGCGGCATCGGCGCCGAGATCGCCCGCCTGTTCGCGGCGCAGGGCGCGCACGTGATCGTCTCCAGCCGCAAGCTCGAGGACTGCCAGACAGTGGTCGACGGCATCGTCGCCGAGGGCGGCAAGGCCGAGGCCATCGCCTGCCACATCGGCGAGATGGCGCAGATCGAGGCGCTGTACGCGGCCATCGACGCAGCCCACGGCCGGCTCGACATACTGGTCAACAACGCCGCCACCAACCCGTATTTCGGCCCGATCACCGACACCGACCCGGCGATCTTCCAGAAGACCGTCGACGTGAACATCCGCGGCTACTTCTACATGTCCACCCACGCGGCGAAGCGCATGGCGAAGAACAGCGGCGGATCGATCGTCAACGTCGCCTCGGTCAACGGCGTGGTGCCCGGCTTCCAGCAGGGCATCTACTCGATCACCAAGGCCGCGGTGATCTCGATGACCAAGGCCTTCGCGGTGGAATGCGCCGAGGCCGGCGTGCGCTGCAACGCGCTGTTGCCCGGCCTCACCGACACCAAGTTCGCCTCGGTGCTGGTGAACACCCCCGCCATCCTCAAGCAGGCGATGGCACACGTGCCGATGCGCCGCGTGGCGCAGCCCTCCGAGATGGCCGGCGCCGCGCTGTACTTCGCCAGCGCCGCCTCCTCCTACACCACCGGCGCCGTGCTCAACGTCGACGGCGGCTACCTCTCCGTCTGA
- a CDS encoding SDR family oxidoreductase gives MTLADTARLAGKRAYITGGAGGLGGAMAKLFARHGAKVFLADIDGDGARAQAAAINAEHDDTVAWSAAQNVRDEALWPTLLEQAAQAMGGLSVLVNNAGIGALGGVESLATKDWQRVMGVNVEAVYFGCKYALPWLKQSQPGSIINISSMAAYKVDPDYTVYNASKAAVASLSKSVAVDCARQQLAIRCNSIHPAFIRTGIVEPFFQQLGEEEAIRKLTRGNPMRRLGEPDDVAYAALYLASDESRYVTAAELRVDGGASAV, from the coding sequence ATGACCCTCGCTGATACCGCCCGCCTCGCCGGCAAGCGCGCCTACATCACCGGCGGCGCCGGCGGCCTCGGCGGCGCCATGGCGAAGCTGTTCGCCCGACACGGCGCCAAGGTCTTCCTCGCCGACATCGACGGCGACGGCGCCCGGGCGCAAGCCGCCGCGATCAACGCCGAGCACGATGACACCGTAGCCTGGTCCGCGGCGCAGAACGTGCGCGACGAAGCGCTGTGGCCGACCCTGCTGGAACAGGCCGCGCAGGCCATGGGCGGCCTCTCGGTGCTGGTGAACAACGCCGGCATCGGCGCCCTCGGTGGCGTCGAGAGTCTCGCCACCAAGGACTGGCAGCGCGTGATGGGCGTGAACGTGGAAGCGGTCTACTTCGGCTGCAAGTACGCCCTGCCGTGGCTGAAGCAGAGTCAGCCTGGCTCGATCATCAACATCTCGTCGATGGCCGCGTACAAGGTCGACCCCGACTACACCGTCTACAACGCCTCCAAGGCCGCGGTGGCCTCGCTGAGCAAGTCGGTGGCGGTGGACTGCGCGCGCCAGCAGCTGGCGATCCGCTGCAACTCGATCCACCCCGCCTTCATCCGCACCGGCATTGTCGAGCCGTTCTTCCAGCAGCTCGGCGAGGAGGAAGCGATCCGCAAGCTCACCCGCGGCAACCCGATGCGCCGCCTCGGCGAACCGGACGATGTGGCTTACGCTGCGCTCTACCTCGCCTCCGACGAAAGCCGCTACGTCACCGCCGCCGAGCTGCGCGTGGATGGCGGGGCATCGGCGGTGTGA
- a CDS encoding NADP-dependent oxidoreductase gives MSLTNRQLRLKTRPEGLVQRENFDLVETEVPELKDGEVLVRTLYISMDPTNRVWMRDIPQYLPPVAIGETMRALGLGRVVASRSPRYAEGDLVQGITGWQDYLVLHQDTPGYVRLPADPGIPLPTLLGAAGMSGITAYYGMTDIAPVQAGETLVVSAAAGSVGSIAGQIGKIMGARVIGIAGGADKCRYLVDELGFDAAVDYKAADFKQQLKVATPDGVHVNFENVGGEVMKAVLGRMNIGGRVALCGLIAGYNSGEKPSDDFSPFIMKRLTMRGFLVLDYTKTKEAVHAITGWIREGKLKTEETVAEGLENAPVVLNRLFDGSHRGKLVLHVAD, from the coding sequence ATGTCCCTCACCAACCGCCAGCTCCGCCTCAAGACCCGCCCCGAAGGCCTGGTCCAGCGCGAGAACTTCGACCTCGTCGAGACCGAAGTCCCCGAACTCAAGGACGGCGAAGTCCTCGTGCGCACGCTCTACATCTCCATGGACCCGACCAACCGCGTGTGGATGCGCGACATCCCGCAGTACCTGCCGCCGGTGGCGATCGGCGAGACCATGCGCGCACTCGGCCTCGGCCGCGTGGTCGCCTCGCGATCGCCGCGCTACGCCGAAGGCGACCTCGTGCAGGGCATCACTGGCTGGCAGGACTACCTCGTGCTGCACCAGGACACCCCCGGCTACGTGCGCCTACCCGCCGATCCCGGCATCCCGCTGCCGACCCTGCTCGGTGCGGCCGGCATGAGTGGCATCACCGCCTACTACGGCATGACCGACATCGCCCCGGTGCAGGCAGGCGAGACCCTGGTGGTGTCTGCCGCCGCCGGTTCGGTCGGCTCCATCGCCGGCCAGATCGGCAAGATCATGGGCGCACGCGTGATCGGCATCGCCGGCGGCGCCGACAAGTGCAGGTACCTGGTCGACGAACTCGGCTTCGACGCCGCCGTCGACTACAAGGCCGCCGACTTCAAGCAGCAGCTCAAGGTGGCCACCCCCGACGGCGTGCACGTCAACTTCGAGAACGTCGGCGGCGAAGTGATGAAGGCGGTGCTCGGCCGCATGAATATCGGCGGCCGCGTCGCCCTGTGCGGCCTGATCGCCGGCTACAACTCCGGCGAGAAACCCAGCGACGATTTCAGCCCCTTCATCATGAAGCGCCTCACCATGCGCGGGTTCCTGGTGCTCGACTACACCAAGACCAAGGAGGCGGTGCACGCCATCACGGGGTGGATTCGCGAGGGGAAGCTGAAGACGGAGGAGACGGTGGCCGAGGGGTTGGAGAACGCACCGGTGGTGTTGAACCGGTTGTTCGATGGGAGTCATCGGGGGAAGCTGGTGTTGCACGTCGCCGACTGA
- a CDS encoding aldo/keto reductase, with the protein MEYRKLGRTGLDVSRLCLGCMTYGESARGNHAWTLDEASSRPLILKALDAGINFLDTANVYSDGTSEEFVGRVLKDYGQRDRIVLATKVHGRMHVGPNGMGLSRKAIMAEIDHSLRRLGTDYVDLYQIHRWDPTTPIEETMEALHDVVKAGKARYIGASSMYAWQFAKAQHVAERHGWTRFVSMQNHYNLLYREEEREMMPLCQDMGVAVIPWSPLARGRLTRAWDEATERTRTDAFGKTLYKVPDADRRVVEAVATVAERRGVPKAQVALAWMLSKPFVTAPIIGASKPDHLDDAVAALSLQLSTEEIAALEEHYVPHAVAGH; encoded by the coding sequence ATGGAATACCGCAAACTCGGCCGCACCGGCCTGGACGTCTCCCGCCTCTGCCTCGGCTGCATGACCTACGGCGAATCCGCCCGCGGCAACCACGCCTGGACGCTGGACGAAGCGAGCAGCCGCCCGCTGATCCTCAAGGCGCTGGACGCCGGCATCAACTTCCTCGACACCGCCAACGTCTACTCCGACGGCACCTCGGAGGAGTTCGTCGGCCGCGTGCTGAAGGACTACGGCCAGCGCGACCGCATCGTGCTGGCGACCAAGGTACACGGGCGCATGCACGTAGGACCGAACGGGATGGGCCTCTCGCGCAAGGCGATCATGGCGGAGATCGACCACAGCCTGCGCCGGCTGGGCACCGACTATGTGGACCTGTACCAGATCCACCGCTGGGACCCGACCACGCCGATCGAGGAAACCATGGAGGCGCTGCACGACGTGGTGAAGGCCGGCAAGGCGCGCTACATCGGCGCCTCATCGATGTACGCGTGGCAGTTCGCCAAGGCGCAGCACGTGGCCGAGCGCCACGGCTGGACGCGTTTCGTCAGCATGCAGAACCACTACAACCTGCTCTACCGCGAGGAGGAGCGCGAGATGATGCCGCTTTGCCAGGACATGGGCGTCGCGGTGATCCCGTGGAGCCCGCTCGCCCGCGGCCGCCTCACCCGCGCCTGGGACGAAGCGACCGAGCGCACCCGCACCGACGCCTTCGGCAAGACGCTGTACAAGGTGCCCGACGCCGACCGCCGCGTGGTCGAAGCCGTGGCCACCGTCGCCGAACGGCGCGGCGTGCCGAAGGCGCAGGTAGCGCTGGCTTGGATGCTCAGCAAACCCTTCGTCACCGCGCCGATCATCGGCGCCTCGAAGCCGGACCACCTCGACGACGCCGTCGCGGCGCTGTCGCTGCAGCTTTCCACCGAGGAAATCGCCGCACTGGAAGAACACTACGTGCCTCACGCAGTGGCAGGGCACTGA
- a CDS encoding SPFH domain-containing protein: protein MKTIFSARLFVGILVLALASLSLTQCSKVPAGNVGVKFKLYGDGKGSLKELPPGRYWVGWGYDLYTFPTFTQNYTWTRSPTEGSPNDESLTFQTVEGLSVNADVGITYHINPDKVTTIFQKYRKGVNEITDIYLRNMVRDALVKEASVLGIESVYGRGKASLIQSVQDDISHEVASTGIVIEKIYWIGELRLPATVVQSINAKIQATQMAEQRKNEIAQAQAEAAKEVAMAEGKAKAQLAIAEAEAQAIRMKGDALRANPDVIHMTAVEKWNGQLPMYTGGNSVPLIQLPQAK, encoded by the coding sequence ATGAAGACGATTTTCTCCGCCCGCCTGTTCGTGGGCATCCTCGTGCTCGCCCTGGCCTCGCTCTCGCTGACCCAGTGCAGCAAGGTGCCGGCCGGCAACGTCGGCGTGAAATTCAAGCTGTACGGCGACGGCAAGGGCTCGCTCAAGGAACTGCCGCCGGGACGCTACTGGGTGGGCTGGGGCTACGACCTCTACACCTTCCCCACCTTCACCCAGAACTACACCTGGACCCGCAGCCCCACCGAAGGCTCGCCGAACGACGAGTCGCTGACCTTCCAGACCGTGGAGGGCCTGTCGGTGAACGCGGACGTGGGCATCACCTACCACATCAACCCGGACAAGGTGACCACGATCTTCCAGAAGTACCGCAAGGGAGTGAACGAGATCACCGACATCTACCTGCGCAACATGGTGCGCGACGCGCTGGTGAAGGAGGCCAGCGTGCTCGGCATCGAGTCGGTCTACGGTCGCGGCAAGGCCTCGCTGATCCAGTCCGTGCAGGACGACATCAGCCACGAGGTGGCGTCCACCGGCATCGTGATCGAGAAGATCTACTGGATCGGCGAACTGCGCCTGCCGGCGACGGTGGTGCAGTCGATCAACGCCAAGATCCAGGCCACGCAGATGGCCGAGCAGCGCAAGAACGAGATCGCCCAGGCGCAGGCCGAGGCGGCCAAGGAAGTGGCGATGGCCGAAGGCAAGGCGAAGGCCCAGCTGGCGATCGCCGAAGCCGAGGCGCAGGCGATCCGCATGAAGGGCGACGCCCTGCGCGCCAACCCCGACGTCATCCACATGACGGCGGTGGAGAAGTGGAACGGCCAGTTGCCGATGTACACCGGCGGCAACTCGGTACCGCTGATCCAGCTGCCGCAGGCGAAGTAA
- a CDS encoding TetR/AcrR family transcriptional regulator, with translation MAGTATRVLDVAEALIQQRGYGGFSFDDVAQAVGIRKPSVHHHFRTKADLVAALAKRYTERFESALAAIDVARRDPMARLKAYVRLFATTYAQDGRLCVCGMLGAEADALPGEVADAVAGFFRLNLDWLTAAFRDAQQSGRVASGQRPAALAELMLSALEGAMVVGRGSRSGGGPAAVGKSLLAGLAA, from the coding sequence ATGGCCGGGACCGCGACGCGGGTGTTGGATGTGGCCGAGGCGCTGATCCAGCAGCGTGGCTACGGCGGTTTTTCGTTCGACGATGTGGCGCAGGCGGTGGGCATCCGCAAGCCCAGCGTGCACCACCACTTCCGCACCAAGGCCGATCTCGTTGCCGCATTGGCGAAGCGCTACACCGAACGCTTCGAATCGGCGCTGGCGGCGATCGACGTGGCCCGCCGCGATCCGATGGCGCGGCTGAAGGCCTATGTGCGGCTGTTCGCCACCACCTATGCGCAGGACGGCCGCCTGTGCGTCTGCGGCATGCTCGGCGCCGAAGCCGATGCCCTGCCGGGCGAGGTCGCCGACGCGGTGGCCGGCTTCTTCCGGCTCAACCTCGACTGGCTCACCGCGGCCTTTCGCGACGCCCAGCAGAGCGGGCGAGTGGCCAGCGGCCAGCGGCCCGCCGCGCTGGCCGAGCTGATGCTGTCGGCGCTGGAGGGGGCGATGGTGGTGGGGCGGGGGAGTCGCTCCGGCGGCGGCCCTGCGGCGGTGGGCAAGAGTCTGCTGGCTGGCCTCGCGGCGTGA
- a CDS encoding cupin domain-containing protein: MQLRSDWSRREVVDASALEWTPSPAAGVERKMLERDGDEVASATSIVRYAPGSRFDNHVHALGEELFVLEGEFCDATGRYGPGRYIRNPPGSSHAPWSDTGCVLFVKLRYFDPDDLVRVVVHTREEPWLPGLVPGLSVMSLHDFRTTHTALVRWAPNTYFNPHRHYGGEEILVVQGTFEDEHGRYPVGSWIRSPHLSQHKPFSREGCIILVKTGHLITDAEAAA, encoded by the coding sequence ATGCAGCTGCGTTCCGACTGGTCCCGGCGGGAGGTCGTCGATGCTTCCGCGCTGGAGTGGACGCCGTCGCCCGCCGCCGGCGTTGAGCGCAAGATGCTCGAGCGCGACGGCGACGAGGTGGCCAGCGCCACGTCCATCGTCCGCTACGCGCCCGGGTCGCGCTTCGACAACCACGTGCACGCGCTGGGCGAGGAGCTGTTCGTGCTGGAGGGCGAGTTCTGCGACGCGACCGGCCGCTACGGCCCTGGCAGATACATCCGCAACCCGCCCGGTTCCTCGCATGCGCCGTGGTCGGACACCGGCTGCGTGCTGTTCGTGAAGCTGCGCTATTTCGATCCGGACGACCTTGTCCGGGTGGTGGTGCACACGCGCGAGGAACCGTGGCTTCCCGGTCTGGTGCCGGGCCTGTCGGTGATGTCGCTGCACGACTTCCGCACCACACACACCGCGCTGGTGCGCTGGGCGCCGAACACGTATTTCAATCCCCACCGCCACTACGGCGGCGAGGAGATCCTGGTGGTGCAGGGCACGTTCGAGGACGAGCACGGCCGCTATCCGGTCGGCAGCTGGATCCGCAGCCCGCACCTGAGCCAGCACAAGCCGTTCAGCCGCGAGGGCTGCATCATCCTGGTCAAGACCGGGCACCTGATCACCGACGCCGAGGCCGCCGCGTGA
- a CDS encoding lipocalin family protein, with protein sequence MIRHLKVAVFAVLACVGLSVHAEPLPNRPVPQLDLDRYLGQWHEIAHLPMFFQRKCIDTITATYTKRPDGTVNVHNACRTAKGMDASDGVARRVDDRSGALKVRFAPAWLGWLPMVWADYWVVELDPDYRWAVVGSPSRKYLWVLSREPHMDAGTFRGIRERAAQRGYPVDKLVMAAPLD encoded by the coding sequence ATGATTCGCCACCTGAAAGTCGCCGTGTTCGCCGTCCTCGCCTGTGTCGGCCTGAGCGTGCATGCGGAGCCTCTGCCCAACCGCCCGGTGCCGCAGCTCGACCTGGACCGCTACCTGGGCCAGTGGCATGAGATCGCGCACCTGCCGATGTTCTTCCAGCGCAAGTGCATCGACACCATCACCGCCACCTACACGAAGCGGCCCGACGGCACCGTCAACGTGCACAACGCCTGTCGCACCGCCAAGGGCATGGACGCGTCCGACGGCGTGGCACGCCGCGTGGACGACCGTTCCGGTGCCCTCAAGGTGCGCTTCGCCCCGGCCTGGCTGGGCTGGCTGCCGATGGTGTGGGCGGATTACTGGGTGGTGGAGCTGGACCCGGACTACCGCTGGGCCGTGGTCGGCAGCCCCAGCCGCAAGTATCTGTGGGTGCTGTCGCGCGAGCCGCACATGGACGCGGGCACGTTCCGCGGCATCCGCGAGCGCGCCGCGCAACGCGGCTATCCGGTCGACAAGCTGGTGATGGCCGCCCCGCTGGATTGA
- a CDS encoding DUF4396 domain-containing protein, with the protein MPEWLHVLALVSLVVAMACAALIALDIALGRRQPMAIMNLVWPITALYAGPLGLWAYARIGRAPRHGDHGHHGERPFAQSVMLAATHCGSGCTLGDLTAESLLLALPFTLFGSELLTGWTLDFVFAFVIGIAFQYFTIRPMGEMSAREALLAALKADTLSLVSWQVGMYGWMAIATFGLFGGTLDKAGPVFWLMMQIAMLAGFATACPVNAWLLKRGIKHPM; encoded by the coding sequence ATGCCCGAGTGGCTGCACGTCCTCGCCCTTGTCTCGCTTGTCGTCGCCATGGCCTGCGCGGCGCTCATCGCCCTGGACATCGCGCTGGGCCGCCGCCAGCCGATGGCGATCATGAACCTGGTGTGGCCGATCACCGCGCTGTACGCCGGACCTCTGGGCCTGTGGGCCTACGCGAGGATCGGCCGCGCACCGAGGCACGGCGACCACGGCCACCACGGCGAGCGCCCCTTTGCGCAGAGCGTGATGCTGGCCGCCACCCACTGCGGCAGCGGCTGCACGCTGGGCGACCTGACCGCCGAGAGCCTGCTGCTGGCGCTGCCGTTCACCCTGTTCGGCAGCGAGCTGCTGACCGGCTGGACGCTGGACTTCGTGTTCGCCTTCGTCATCGGCATCGCGTTCCAGTACTTCACGATCCGGCCGATGGGCGAGATGTCCGCACGAGAGGCCCTGCTGGCCGCGCTGAAGGCCGACACGCTCTCGCTGGTGTCCTGGCAGGTGGGCATGTACGGTTGGATGGCGATCGCCACGTTCGGCCTGTTCGGCGGCACGCTTGACAAGGCCGGGCCGGTGTTCTGGCTCATGATGCAGATTGCGATGCTGGCGGGCTTCGCCACCGCCTGCCCGGTCAACGCGTGGCTGCTCAAACGCGGCATCAAGCATCCGATGTAG
- a CDS encoding SDR family NAD(P)-dependent oxidoreductase: MPDHPLLIHGLDGPAHVLVTGASRGIGLAITEALLAHPQVSSVTAVARHASGSAELARLGEAAPGRLHRADVDLTDEAALDALADALASRHPSLALVVNAAGVLHGDGLQPEKSVREVRRQSLERVFALNAFAPVLLARALLPLLERGPAVFASLSARVGSIGDNRLGGWYAYRASKAAQNQLMRTFAIEWSRRNRQGCCLLLHPGTVDTALSAPFQKNVPTAKLFEPARAACQLLAIIASATPADSGRFIAWDGQDIPW; the protein is encoded by the coding sequence ATGCCTGACCACCCGCTGCTCATCCACGGCCTCGACGGCCCCGCCCACGTGCTGGTGACCGGCGCCAGCCGCGGCATCGGGCTGGCGATCACTGAAGCGCTGCTTGCCCACCCGCAGGTGTCCAGCGTGACCGCGGTCGCCCGCCACGCCTCCGGCAGTGCCGAGCTGGCGCGCCTCGGCGAAGCTGCACCCGGACGGCTGCACCGCGCAGACGTCGACCTCACCGACGAAGCCGCGCTCGACGCCCTGGCCGACGCGCTGGCGTCCCGCCACCCGTCACTCGCGCTGGTCGTGAACGCGGCGGGCGTGCTGCACGGCGATGGCCTGCAGCCGGAAAAGTCCGTACGCGAGGTGCGACGGCAGTCGCTGGAGCGGGTGTTCGCACTCAACGCGTTCGCGCCGGTGCTGCTGGCCCGCGCCCTGCTGCCGCTGCTGGAGCGCGGCCCGGCGGTGTTCGCCTCGCTGTCGGCGCGGGTCGGCTCGATCGGCGACAACCGTCTCGGCGGCTGGTACGCCTACCGCGCCTCGAAGGCGGCACAGAACCAGCTGATGAGAACGTTCGCGATCGAGTGGTCGCGCCGCAACCGCCAGGGCTGCTGCCTGCTGCTGCATCCCGGCACGGTGGACACGGCCCTGTCCGCGCCGTTCCAGAAGAATGTACCGACCGCGAAGCTGTTCGAACCGGCGCGGGCGGCCTGCCAGTTGCTGGCGATCATCGCCAGCGCCACGCCCGCCGACAGCGGGCGCTTCATCGCCTGGGACGGCCAGGACATTCCCTGGTGA
- a CDS encoding DUF3014 domain-containing protein, which produces MSKRFSGGGWVFAVIAVVLIAFAAWFLVQRARKADQARPAPVAAATAPVPAPASTAPAIAHPIEQAQTAPAAASTAPLPALGDSDASVLQGLAALAPGSDVGAWLVHQSIIPRIVATVDALPRQDLSPFILPVRPAKGSLKTQDANGQKVVDAANAARYAPYVKAMQAVDSQALVDWYVHSYPLFQQAYRELGYPHAYFNDRLIAVIDHLLASPEPTGPLAVVPYKEGFAYADPSLQSLSIGQRTMVRIGAENEAAVKAKLRDLRARLVGSGLHKGTAAPAAATTAH; this is translated from the coding sequence ATGAGCAAGCGTTTCTCCGGTGGTGGCTGGGTATTCGCCGTCATCGCAGTGGTCCTGATCGCGTTCGCTGCCTGGTTCCTGGTGCAGCGTGCCCGCAAGGCCGATCAGGCCCGTCCGGCTCCGGTCGCGGCTGCCACGGCCCCGGTTCCGGCTCCGGCCAGCACGGCCCCGGCCATCGCGCATCCGATCGAACAGGCACAGACGGCCCCCGCCGCGGCCAGCACCGCGCCGCTGCCGGCGCTGGGCGACAGCGATGCCAGCGTGCTGCAGGGCCTGGCGGCGCTCGCGCCGGGCAGCGACGTCGGCGCCTGGCTGGTACACCAGTCGATCATCCCGCGCATCGTGGCCACGGTGGACGCGCTGCCCCGCCAGGACCTCAGCCCGTTCATCCTGCCAGTGCGCCCGGCCAAGGGCAGCCTGAAGACGCAGGACGCGAACGGCCAGAAGGTCGTCGACGCGGCGAACGCCGCGCGCTACGCGCCCTACGTCAAGGCGATGCAGGCGGTGGACAGCCAGGCGCTGGTGGACTGGTACGTGCACAGCTACCCGCTGTTCCAGCAGGCCTATCGTGAGCTGGGCTACCCGCATGCCTACTTCAACGACCGCCTGATCGCGGTGATCGACCACCTGCTGGCTTCGCCGGAGCCGACCGGCCCGCTGGCCGTGGTGCCGTACAAGGAAGGCTTCGCCTACGCCGATCCGTCGCTGCAATCGCTGTCGATCGGCCAGCGCACGATGGTGCGCATCGGCGCGGAGAACGAGGCGGCGGTAAAGGCCAAGCTGCGCGACCTGCGTGCGCGGCTGGTCGGCAGCGGCCTGCACAAGGGGACTGCTGCGCCGGCCGCCGCGACCACGGCACACTGA